Part of the Acidimicrobiia bacterium genome, AGGGTGTGGAGCCGTTCTCGATCGATTCCGACTGCCGCGAGGGCATCTGCGGGATGTGCGGAGTGATGATCAACGGCCATCCGCACGGCGACCAGTTGGGAACCGCCACCTGTCAGTTGCACATGCGCAAGTTCAAGGACGGCGACGAGATCGTCGTCGAACCGTGGCGGGCGACGGGTTTTCCCATCATCCGCGACCTGGTCGTGGATCGCAGTTCCTTCGACCGGATCATCGAAGCCGGCGGGTACATCACCGTTCCGACGGGATCCGCCCCGGACGCCAACCTGATCCCGGTTCCGAAGGACGTCGCCGACGTCGCGTTCGACGCGGCTGCCTGCATCGGCTGCGGCGCCTGCGTGGCGGCCTGCCCGAACAGTGCAGCTCAGCTGTTCACCGCGGCGAAGATCGCCCAGCTCAACATGGTCCCCCAGGGCCAGCCGGAGCGCTACGACCGTGTGGTCAACATGGTCGACAAGATGGAAGAGTTCTTCGGCTCCTGCACCAATCACGGCGAATGCGAAGCAGCCTGCCCGAAGTCGATAACAATCGACTTCATCGCCATGATGAACCGGGACTACATCAAGGCGAAGTTCAAGAACCGAAGGTTGCTGGGCCAGAAGGCGTGAACGTGGGCCCCGGGCGAAGCCCGGGGCCCGGCAATTGGTCCGCAATTCGCATTCCTCTCCCGCGCAGCGGGGGAGGTGGCGGCAAGCTAACGCTTGCCGCCGGAGGGGGC contains:
- a CDS encoding succinate dehydrogenase/fumarate reductase iron-sulfur subunit; protein product: MDVTLKVWRQDGPDAPGRFEIYEATDISEHMSFLEMLDIVNEKLVEKGVEPFSIDSDCREGICGMCGVMINGHPHGDQLGTATCQLHMRKFKDGDEIVVEPWRATGFPIIRDLVVDRSSFDRIIEAGGYITVPTGSAPDANLIPVPKDVADVAFDAAACIGCGACVAACPNSAAQLFTAAKIAQLNMVPQGQPERYDRVVNMVDKMEEFFGSCTNHGECEAACPKSITIDFIAMMNRDYIKAKFKNRRLLGQKA